One genomic segment of Lysobacter sp. 5GHs7-4 includes these proteins:
- the dut gene encoding dUTP diphosphatase produces MNHTLELKILDARFGDEWPLPQYATAASAGLDLRAALDQSLVLHPGDTALVPSGLAIHLGDPTLCAVILPRSGLGHKNGIVLGNGTGLIDADYQGPLLISVWNRGREAFTMQPGDRIAQLVVLPIVRATLQVVDEFESSARGAGGFGHTGVR; encoded by the coding sequence ATGAACCACACCCTGGAACTCAAGATCCTCGATGCGCGCTTCGGCGACGAATGGCCGTTGCCGCAATACGCCACCGCGGCCAGTGCCGGCCTGGACCTGCGCGCGGCGCTGGACCAGTCGCTGGTGCTGCACCCGGGCGACACCGCGCTGGTGCCGTCGGGCCTGGCGATCCACCTCGGCGACCCGACTTTGTGCGCGGTGATCCTGCCGCGATCGGGCCTGGGTCACAAAAACGGAATCGTGCTCGGCAACGGTACGGGCCTGATCGATGCTGACTATCAGGGCCCTTTGCTGATCAGCGTGTGGAATCGCGGGCGCGAGGCTTTTACGATGCAGCCGGGGGATCGCATCGCGCAGCTGGTCGTACTTCCGATCGTACGGGCGACGCTGCAGGTGGTCGACGAATTCGAATCCAGCGCGCGCGGGGCCGGCGGTTTCGGCCACACCGGCGTGCGCTGA
- a CDS encoding phosphomannomutase/phosphoglucomutase: protein MVDLKIERPKLSADQLKPLRPVAIVLCALLAAWFAWSGWQQHRDNARRGGIERARDAAVAAAKTGLATELKRLDERLASAPMQAALTAGDLAAAARELGKDWAGASDAVVLRSDLAAEYAALPKGGYGRLAAMEAAIANDKAVAWIAREGAQPTLALAAPARVGQQAVGVAFLRLPLQRVSQGIEGASVPGDSYLALRQGGYSVVERGDNSLADGAEALAAKIPDSDLRIAAAIPDIAGGPLGLGAMGCFGAAAVLALLALLAWRAPKLRRGAAVAAEEEGPSQTLSEAMEQQPVPPPVELPIDVKSPLPAKAVAIDRSIFRAYDVRGVVGKTLDGGVAELIGHAVGSLMHEQGLTDIVVGRDGRLSGPAMVEGLIAGLRKAGRNVIDIGMAPTPVIYFGAYHLRAGSCVSVTGSHNPPDYNGFKIVVGGETLSGDAITDLYARIADDRLHMGDLGTLQERDIGEDYVQRIASDVQIDRPLKVVVDAGNGVAGDIGPRVLSAIGAEVTPLYCDIDGHFPNHHPDPSEPHNLADLIKMVQRLDADLGVAFDGDGDRLGVVTRDGQNIFPDRLLMLFAADVLERNPGAMIIYDVKCTGRLPGQILRHGGSPLMWKTGHSLIKAKMRETDAELAGEMSGHFFFKERWFGFDDGIYAAARLLEILAARPQSASETLAALPDGVSTPEIKVDAPEGDPHSFVARFLQQAQFEGARLSTIDGLRVDYADGWGLVRASNTTPVLVLRFDADSRESLGRIQAAFRSQLLAVDPSLNLPF from the coding sequence ATGGTGGATCTGAAGATCGAACGGCCCAAGCTGTCGGCCGACCAACTCAAGCCGCTGCGTCCGGTCGCGATCGTGCTGTGCGCGCTGCTGGCGGCCTGGTTCGCCTGGAGCGGCTGGCAGCAGCATCGCGACAATGCGCGCCGCGGCGGCATCGAGCGCGCGCGCGACGCCGCCGTGGCCGCCGCCAAGACCGGCCTGGCCACCGAACTCAAGCGTCTGGACGAGCGTCTGGCCTCCGCGCCGATGCAGGCCGCGCTGACCGCCGGCGATCTGGCCGCGGCCGCGCGCGAGCTGGGCAAGGACTGGGCCGGCGCCAGCGACGCGGTGGTGCTGCGCAGCGACCTGGCGGCCGAATACGCCGCGCTGCCCAAGGGCGGCTACGGCCGCCTGGCCGCGATGGAAGCGGCGATCGCCAACGACAAGGCGGTGGCCTGGATCGCGCGCGAAGGCGCGCAGCCCACGCTGGCCCTGGCCGCGCCCGCGCGCGTTGGCCAGCAGGCGGTCGGCGTGGCCTTCCTGCGGCTGCCGCTGCAGCGCGTGAGCCAGGGCATCGAGGGCGCCAGCGTGCCCGGCGACAGCTATTTGGCCCTGCGCCAGGGCGGCTACAGCGTGGTCGAGCGCGGCGACAACTCGCTCGCCGACGGCGCCGAGGCGCTTGCGGCCAAGATTCCCGACAGCGACCTGCGCATCGCCGCGGCCATCCCCGACATCGCCGGCGGTCCGCTGGGCCTGGGCGCGATGGGCTGCTTCGGCGCGGCCGCGGTGCTGGCCCTGCTCGCCCTGCTGGCCTGGCGCGCGCCCAAGCTGCGCCGCGGCGCGGCCGTGGCGGCCGAGGAGGAAGGCCCCTCGCAGACCCTGTCCGAGGCGATGGAACAGCAACCGGTGCCGCCGCCGGTCGAACTGCCGATCGACGTGAAATCGCCGCTGCCGGCCAAGGCGGTGGCGATCGACCGCAGCATCTTCCGCGCCTACGACGTGCGCGGCGTGGTCGGCAAGACCCTGGACGGCGGCGTCGCCGAACTGATCGGCCACGCCGTGGGCTCGTTGATGCACGAGCAGGGCCTGACCGACATCGTGGTCGGCCGCGACGGCCGCCTGTCCGGCCCGGCCATGGTCGAGGGCCTGATCGCCGGTCTGCGCAAGGCCGGCCGCAACGTGATCGACATCGGCATGGCGCCGACGCCGGTGATCTACTTCGGCGCCTACCACCTGCGCGCCGGCTCCTGCGTCTCGGTCACCGGCAGCCACAATCCGCCGGACTACAACGGCTTCAAGATCGTGGTCGGCGGCGAAACCCTGTCCGGCGACGCGATCACCGACCTGTACGCGCGCATCGCCGACGATCGCCTGCATATGGGCGATCTGGGCACGCTGCAGGAGCGCGACATCGGCGAGGACTACGTCCAGCGCATCGCCTCCGACGTGCAGATCGACCGCCCGCTCAAGGTCGTGGTCGACGCCGGCAACGGCGTGGCCGGCGACATCGGCCCGCGCGTGCTCAGCGCGATCGGCGCCGAGGTCACGCCGCTGTACTGCGACATCGACGGCCACTTCCCCAACCACCATCCGGACCCGAGCGAGCCGCACAACCTCGCCGATCTGATCAAGATGGTGCAGCGCCTGGACGCCGACCTGGGCGTGGCCTTCGACGGCGACGGCGACCGCCTGGGCGTGGTCACCCGCGACGGCCAGAACATCTTCCCCGACCGCCTGCTGATGCTGTTCGCCGCCGATGTGCTGGAACGCAACCCCGGCGCGATGATCATCTACGACGTCAAGTGCACCGGCCGCCTGCCCGGCCAGATCCTGCGCCACGGCGGCAGCCCGCTGATGTGGAAGACCGGGCATTCGCTGATCAAGGCCAAGATGCGCGAGACCGACGCCGAACTGGCCGGCGAGATGAGCGGCCACTTCTTCTTCAAGGAGCGCTGGTTCGGCTTCGACGACGGCATCTACGCCGCCGCGCGCCTGCTCGAGATCCTGGCCGCGCGCCCGCAAAGCGCCAGCGAAACCTTGGCCGCGTTGCCCGACGGCGTGTCCACGCCGGAGATCAAGGTCGACGCGCCCGAAGGCGACCCGCACAGCTTCGTCGCCCGTTTCCTGCAGCAGGCCCAGTTCGAGGGCGCGCGTCTGTCGACCATCGACGGCCTGCGCGTGGACTACGCCGACGGCTGGGGCCTGGTGCGCGCGTCCAACACCACGCCGGTGCTGGTGCTGCGCTTCGACGCCGACTCGCGCGAGTCGCTG